A stretch of DNA from Sugiyamaella lignohabitans strain CBS 10342 chromosome B, complete sequence:
CAGCACTGATTCTGGCGTGACAGAAGCAATGTTACAGGCTTTATATGAAGTTGTGTCTAGTGTTGGTAAGAACCTTAGTGATGCTTCTAAAAATTCGGTTATTGCATTTATTGAGCAAATTTTACCATCTGGAAATGGGAAGCCAAAGGTATTGTCACTGTTGGCTAAGATATTGTCAGCTATTGTAGGCACCGTAGATGGCGAGCAGGCAGGTAAGATCATTAAACAGGCTCTTCAACACGAAGATGAAAACTTtagtattttgattttgaacgGCGTTCTGAAGTATGGAAGTGAGACCGTAAAAAATACAGATCTTAGCGCCAGCATCTACAAATACTTTGCGGAACGGGCATCTTCTGAACACAGCAATGTAGCTGAGGCATCTATAATCGGTCTTGGAAAATACCTGCTCTCGATCTCTATTCCAGAAAGTGAAGAAACGGAGGAGATTATAAAGAAATTAGCcgagtcaattgaaaagtCCGAGTCAAGATCCACCGATACGAGGAGACTGGCACTAGTTGTTTTGAGAACGATCGCAAGAGAAAAATACCAGCTGGTCTCACCATACATCGACCTTATTGCAGTTCCTCTGTTCGGCTGTGTAAGGGATATGATCATTCCAGTGAAACTGGCTGCTGAGAAAGTCTACCTAACCATCTTCAAGTTAGTAGAAGACCCTGAGGGAAAAATTTTCGAAGAGTGGTTCAACAATGCTAAAAACTCAGGCGTTATTCCTGCGCCACAGCAGAGATCTATTAATGATTACACCAGAAGAGTAGCATTCAGATTGGCACAAGCTGAACGCGATAGAATTGCAGccggtggtgatgatgagacCTTGTTCTCCGACCGCATTGAAGATATGAATGAGATTTGGTCCGTTGGAAATGTAGAAGTTAGTAGTAGAAACTAATATGTTCAACGGCCGTAGGCAAATATATTGTATGCAAATTATAGATAATGCTCTATTAGAATTCTATTCCGCTCTAGCGGTGAAATAATGACATGCAAAAATGACATAATAGGATATTAACAGGGTTAAAATACAACTATAATCCATGCTGTCTATAGGACGAATAATACCCACTATCCCGTAGCATTTGTTGATAAGGAAGACGGCGGTGATCCCTGGTTATTGTCATCTTTGAGCAGGAGATGGGTACTTTGAACATGTTGATCGCTGCTAGAATTGGATGATTGCGAGTCGGGATTTTGTTGCATGGTTTGGACTTCGTGCCACCCTGGGATAAGGGCCGATGCTGGAGTCGACTCAGATTGTCTAGGATCATTTTGAACTGATACATGTGAGAAATGTGACGACCTATGACCCGAGACTGCTTGTGATCTAATGGGTAATGTCGGTATTGATTGAACTTGTCTAGGCTGCTGCCGATCATGCTGTAAAGAAGATGGCTGAGTTTGATAAGTATCggaataaatatattgctgttgatgatgtgaTGAGCTAGGTTGAAGCTGAACAGGAGTctgtggctgctgctgctgctgttgttgttgttgctgctgctgttgtacTTGATGTTGTGACTGagtttgctgctgatgttgatattgatgcCCTTGTCCCTGCCTCTGattttgaacttgatgTTGCTTTGCCTGAGGTTGCTGAGGATTCTGAGACAGGAGGTGCATGTGAGCCTGggacgacgaggaagaagatgcgTAATTTGCTGGTTCTATTTTAAGTTCGCTAATAGTCGGTCCGGAACCCTGTGCAACTTCCGCAGTAGAACTGTACCCGTAGACTGGAGACCTAGCGGTTGGTTGAGGGAGAGAGGAAGTGGTTGGAGGTTGTTGATAATACACGGTGTTCCAGCTTTGTAGCTGTTGTtcatgttgttgttgttgctgttgttgttgatgttgctgttgctggtggtgaaggtgttgttgttgttgctgctgcggATGGttctgatgatgctgctgttgagctGAGGCAGCTGCCGCCACAGCTTGGTGCTGAGCTTGCTGGTATCTTAGCTGTTCGACTTGTTTCTTCCTTTGTGCAGCCGCTACAAATTGCATAGTTTGGGTGTAATTCATGGGGTGAT
This window harbors:
- the SOK2 gene encoding Sok2p (Nuclear protein that negatively regulates pseudohyphal differentiation; plays a regulatory role in the cyclic AMP (cAMP)-dependent protein kinase (PKA) signal transduction pathway; relocalizes to the cytosol in response to hypoxia; SOK2 has a paralog, PHD1, that arose from the whole genome duplication; GO_component: GO:0005829 - cytosol [Evidence IDA] [PMID 22932476]; GO_component: GO:0005634 - nucleus [Evidence IEA,IEA]; GO_component: GO:0005634 - nucleus [Evidence IDA] [PMID 14562095]; GO_component: GO:0005634 - nucleus [Evidence IDA] [PMID 22932476]; GO_function: GO:0003677 - DNA binding [Evidence IEA,IEA]; GO_function: GO:0043565 - sequence-specific DNA binding [Evidence IDA] [PMID 19111667]; GO_function: GO:0003700 - sequence-specific DNA binding transcription factor activity [Evidence IEA]; GO_function: GO:0003700 - sequence-specific DNA binding transcription factor activity [Evidence ISS] [PMID 8524252]; GO_process: GO:0007124 - pseudohyphal growth [Evidence IMP] [PMID 11046133]; GO_process: GO:0007124 - pseudohyphal growth [Evidence IMP] [PMID 8524252]; GO_process: GO:0006355 - regulation of transcription, DNA-templated [Evidence IEA,IEA]; GO_process: GO:0006351 - transcription, DNA-templated [Evidence IEA]), whose amino-acid sequence is MNTASGSTFSESSYSQYPPYQRQKPEAQQEHHLSQQGQQQQQPLRHLNHTHPLQTQSFQQQLQHTQQFSQSPPQVSDKHQPEGPAAGSSSQSMLQQQQLSQAYYGQSNYGYEPPQPPQVHHMQQYAQPYGQPFQQFRSNSSHPIDVSNQFPSLKGQIQVTPGMPGQVSPPGCKPRVTTALWEDEGTLCFQVEAKGICIARRADNNMINGTKLLNVAGMTRGRRDGILKSEKVRHVVKIGTMYLKGVWIPYERALEFAGREKIVEQLYPLFVADIGAFLYHPMNYTQTMQFVAAAQRKKQVEQLRYQQAQHQAVAAAASAQQQHHQNHPQQQQQQHLHHQQQQHQQQQQQQQHEQQLQSWNTVYYQQPPTTSSLPQPTARSPVYGYSSTAEVAQGSGPTISELKIEPANYASSSSSSQAHMHLLSQNPQQPQAKQHQVQNQRQGQGHQYQHQQQTQSQHQVQQQQQQQQQQQQQPQTPVQLQPSSSHHQQQYIYSDTYQTQPSSLQHDRQQPRQVQSIPTLPIRSQAVSGHRSSHFSHVSVQNDPRQSESTPASALIPGWHEVQTMQQNPDSQSSNSSSDQHVQSTHLLLKDDNNQGSPPSSLSTNATG